A part of Acropora palmata chromosome 6, jaAcrPala1.3, whole genome shotgun sequence genomic DNA contains:
- the LOC141884742 gene encoding uncharacterized protein LOC141884742 produces MPPWVLRMLNSLIFDFFWKTKCELVTRAVVVQPPSLGGFSVVNVKLKVSSLLSQWVRRFAANPSGWTLLMTYWFLSCFGTSPSVVLARPNSFNHSILPAFYSSLLLAWRSLDGSFDNRLSSLVFASRDPHARRVVADLSSKIGYLFLLDENYAVPHCVEKFRPTFGALYWPSTWRQLHFANFDRSVLDFSWKVAHGVVLTAQRLISFGLHVSQHCFCGPVLESLSHLLFACPLAQSVLSWLQSLMFRYSPMSPVLLLRHVLFGFNLEELGLLPRVFVYILNVCKFCIWLARNDFRFRSLQPGAIPVIESVKARVKFHLTVFFKHQRTARGRRFFTRRWGANGVIASFAGGNLTFAL; encoded by the coding sequence ATGCCTCCGTGGGTTTTGAGGATGCTTAActctttgatttttgactttttctggaAAACCAAATGCGAGCTGGTGACGCGTGCTGTAGTTGTTCAACCGCCTTCTCTTGGTGGGTTCTCTGTCGTTaatgtgaaattaaaagtgtcATCACTGCTTAGCCAATGGGTTAGGCGTTTTGCTGCGAACCCTTCAGGTTGGACTCTTCTAATGACCTACTGGTTCTTGTCCTGTTTCGGTACTTCTCCTTCTGTGGTCCTTGCACGACCAAATAGCTTTAACCATAGTATTCTTCCTGCGTTCTACTCTTCACTTTTGCTAGCCTGGCGCTCCCTTGATGGTTCCTTTGATAATAGGCTTTCTTCGCTAGTTTTCGCGTCCAGAGATCCTCATGCCCGCAGAGTCGTGGCGGATTTATCTTCAAAAATAGGAtatcttttcttgcttgatgAAAATTATGCTGTTCCTCAttgtgttgaaaaatttaggccTACCTTTGGCGCACTTTATTGGCCGTCCACTTGGCGTCAACttcattttgctaattttgacCGTTCAGTTTTGGACTTCTCTTGGAAGGTCGCTCATGGTGTTGTTTTGACTGCCCAGCGTCTTATATCCTTTGGCTTGCATGTGTCTCAGCACTGTTTTTGTGGTCCCGTTCTTGAGTCGCTAAGTCACCTCCTGTTTGCTTGCCCTCTTGCGCAGAGTGTACTGTCTTGGCTCCAGTCATTAATGTTTCGTTACTCTCCCATGTCCCCTGTTCTGTTGCTTCGCCATGTCCTTTTCGGGTTTAATCTTGAAGAACTTGGTCTTCTGCCtcgtgtttttgtgtacattttgaatgtgtgtaaattttgcatttggctTGCCAGAAATGACTTTCGCTTTCGTTCTCTCCAGCCCGGCGCCATACCAGTTATTGAGAGCGTTAAGGCGCGCGTTAAATTCCATTTAACCgtctttttcaaacatcaaaGGACTGCGCGCGGTCGTCGTTTCTTCACTCGTCGCTGGGGGGCCAATGGTGTCATTGCATCTTTTGCTGGTGGTAATCTAACTTTTGCCTTATAa
- the LOC141885124 gene encoding uncharacterized protein LOC141885124: MANCGHLAACENSQDFYKCVCPKGTVGKGYAWKRPCSDVDECNTGNACGEGAVCINTPGSFRCYCKQGFKINGFNRCQDIDECQVPANKNDSYSKEFRFNKTYVLNLYKDQLVKLLEIATTNQLFQFDGQLYEQTDGVAMGSPLGPLMANVFMCHLEEKLTRDDLMPHLYRRYVDDTLARMPNTDAATMFLITLNGLHPSLSFTMELPVDDRIPFIGIDIIKNGTKLETRVYRKPTNNGLLLHFNSHSDKRYKDSLLKTMLHRAYALSSTTEAFDEECSKLRSIFSRLDYPWSLIDSVISNFVSRKPSVGTTERNVDESNIIRINLPFKDQVSANSVQRQLRDLSNKIILPLQPVFVSKKLEQDLKAREAKPSIVNQRCVVYHFICDLCDADYVGYTARHLFQRVTEHKNSAIGNHFHEAHGKRDLLNESHFKILRKCQGKFDCLVFEMLYIKKFKPNLNVQTDSICAKLFV, translated from the exons ATGGCTAATTGTGGGCATCTAGCAGCCTGCGAAAATTCCCAGGATTTTTACAAATGTGTTTGCCCCAAGGGTACTGTTGGAAAGGGATATGCCTGGAAAAGGCCCTGTTCAGACGTGGATGAGTGTAATACTGGGAACGCGTGTGGCGAAGGGGCTGTTTGCATCAATACCCCCGGAAGCTTCAGATGCTACTGTAAACAAgggttcaaaattaatggctTTAACAGATGTCAAGACATCGATGAATGCCAGGTTCCTGCAAACAAG AATGACTCTTATTCAAAAGAGTTTAGGTTTAATAAAACCTATGTGCTTAACCTCTACAAAGATCAGCTTGTTAAGTTGCTAGAAATTGCCACAACCAATCaactttttcagtttgatGGTCAGTTGTACGAGCAAACTGATGGAGTAGCTATGGGCTCCCCCCTTGGCCCCCTAATGGCGAACGTCTTCATGTGCCACCTCGAAGAGAAACTCACACGCGATGACCTGATGCCTCATTTGTACAGAAGATACGTGGATGATACTCTTGCAAGAATGCCAAATACTGATGCTGCTACTATGTTTCTTATTACCCTGAATGGCCTACATCCCAGCTTATCGTTCACGATGGAGCTCCCTGTTGATGATAGGATCCCTTTCATCGGCATTGATATCATCAAGAATGGaacaaaacttgaaactcgAGTCTATAGAAAGCCAACCAACAATGGCTTGCTCTTACATTTCAACAGTCATTCTGATAAACGCTATAAAGACTCTTTGTTGAAGACAATGTTACATCGCGCTTATGCGCTATCTTCCACAACAGAGGCTTTTGATGAAGAATGCTCCAAATTGCGATCCATTTTTAGCCGTCTTGATTATCCTTGGAGTCTTATAGATTCTGTTATTTCTAATTTTGTGTCTCGAAAACCTTCTGTAGGCACAACGGAGAGAAATGTTGACGAGAGCAACATAATCAGAATTAATCTACCATTCAAAGATCAGGTTTCAGCTAATTCTGTTCAGAGACAGTTGCGTGATCTCAGTAATAAGATTATCCTTCCTTTGCAGCCAGTTTTTGTAAGCAAGAAATTGGAACAAGACCTAAAAGCTAGAGAAGCCAAGCCGTCAATTGTTAATCAGCGAtgcgttgtttatcattttatatgtgatctgtgtgatgCAGATTATGTCGGCTATACAGCCCGACACCTTTTTCAACGTGTCactgaacacaaaaattcgGCAATTGGCAATCATTTTCATGAAGCGCATGGTAAAAGGGATCTTTTGAATGAGAGTCATTTTAAGATTCTGAGAAAGTGTCAaggtaaatttgattgtttagtgtttgaaatgctttatattaagaaattcaaacctaatcttaacgtgcaaacggactccatatgtgcaaaactttttgtttaa